The segment ctatagggccccttgaacctgttattgggacttataaaaaaattttgcaggaaaacgccgctatagggcccaaaaacgtcactataaggcttaaaaacgccactatagggccccttgaacctgttatggggacttataaaaaaaaatttgcaggaaaacgccgctataaggcccgaaaacgtcactatagggcttaaaaacgccactatagggctccttgaatatggagcgatggtggattaaaaaaacatggtactcgagctcaccaagctcgagtaccagaaaaagtggtatttccctaattatttccgaaacagtgctctgttgctaaatatttcaaaaattaatgctaatgggccattttgacCAAGTGCTGCACTAAGAGAGGAGTTGCTTTTAGATGGGCCCATGGGCCCGACTATTGTCAATCAAAATAGCCCATCACTTTAAcgttactttttctttttctttttcttttttttttcttttttcttttttaactaaaaagATAGAAACATTGTAGATTACTCGAGGTTTTTCTTTGTAAAAGATTGGTGTTAAGCATTTTGACATTTGAAACTTCTACGGGACAAAAGTTAGATTAGACGGAGTACTCAGATACCAAAAATTATTTCTATAACAATGGCATGTAGATAAAAAGATGTGAATTTATCGCCAATATATGGTTGGTCTAAGTGATTAAATTTCAAGCTTATGTGATTTATGAGGTTTAAGTTCAaatcttttgaattttgatcaACATCTCAATACCACCTCAAAGGGATTCTTTTATATAATTACACAGTGTGTATGGACCAAAGGAATTACACTTACGCTTCTAGTTAGTCAAATGCtctaaaaataatcaaaatatttgtaAGTTAAACAgtaatcaaaatattttaccCTATTCCTCTAAATGTAATGAACAATGAAACTCTCATTGCACCTACAAATGGCCGTAcataagaaatttataaattaataaaaagatcgtaatttcaaactttaattgaaatattaaaaaaaattaaattaaatgaagaagatggctaagctaaaatttttaccaGAGGCTTCCTAGTAGCAATGAAAATGAATAACAAGAAACATTGTTATCTTCTAAACAAAGAAAAcgtctttaataaaaaaaaattgggcgtAGCGatgaataagaagaaaagaggaaTAAAGGGAAGAAGACTAGAAGTACCTAGCTAGTAGAGTAAAATATGAATTGTCACAATGTGTTGGCATTGTCAGTTGTCATTTGCTTATATTGCATATACTCATATCACTAATCATCATTTTGCTACTTAGTCCAAAATCAATCATTTTGGCTTGAaatcccaaataaaaaaattagaagaggCAGGTTACTAGATAAATAAAAGCTTAATATCATATCTGAGACATTTTTTTCAGACATCTAGTACATATAatcttttaaatataaaagaaaaataattgaaaatacaTGTTTATGTTAGTCCAAGGTTTGTAGATCCTGGACTTTTCATAAATATACGAAATACATAAATGGAGAGCATGTCCAATGACAAACTCCTGTTTATTAGTttccaaagatagctatcctaTCAGCACGTGTAGCTTCATGGTAATGTGCTATATCAATATATCTGCTAGGGCCTAGCTGGAATAGTCCTGCAATCAAAAATTAAGGCATTAATTGAAGAAATGAAGAATGATAAGAagtacaatatatttttatatttgtaaggagtctaattttaatataatattttggtatCCCAAGTTCCATGCCAAAGACAAGTAATCCCTAATGGTTCATAAGTCATAACTCCGAAGCTAAACTAGAAGTAAGGCCTCTATGACGAGGTAAGCCTACTTACCAATTGCCCAGATTGTCACAGATTAAACCATTAACAAGTGGTTATTGGAGTCATGGACATGGTTTATGGAAGGTATTCATAATAGAAGGGCCAAGCGGCTTGGAGTTGATTTGGGGTCACAACATGTACAATAAGTTTTTTATAGGGTAGAGTTAAGAAATAAGGGTTTATTCCAAATTGTAAGTTTTGATTCTATTTAttgaatttcttattttaatattttttcctttagaTGCATCCAACTTATATTTTGTACTTCGTCATCATATGTTGTGTTGATTAGTTTACCATTTATAGCTTTTCATATGGTGATATTGCATGCTTATGGTTAtggtaattaaaattttctaatcaaaTTCACATAATTGGTTAACTGGCTTAAATACTTAACTTGTTTCATCTGTTgcataattgaatttaatattttaatctgataataaaaaactatcattaagAACTGATACCATAGATtgaaaccccccaaaaaaaactggggtctaaatcaaaattttcttaatccTTTCGGACTCATATAAAGCAGTGTTGCTATCAATCCTGAAAGTACAAAAAAGTAAACTAGAAAATGATAGACCTTAAACACGTGGCAGACTCTTATCATGTTAGAAGCAACACACATACTGGGTGATGAAATCCGCCAAGGATTTCAACCCTAATAAGAACCTTCTTATGGTTGTCAATAATGCTACTACCAGACATAAACACGCGTTTTATCACAACTATTCTATGTAATATTGAGAGTActaaaaaaatagtgaatttatATAATAGCAACtgataattaatcacaatctttTATATAAATAGTTATGGCAAAAtatgtggtatttttttttctagagaggaaatacaaagattttttttttttttaagaaaatttcaacctatgacattcacttttaataatagttctttatcattggaccaagacatcaattggtttttagtgtaaaagggaattaaacttcaaatttcttattcaactatcagaaactttactGGTTGAACAAACTGGAACCCACAAGTGTGTCGTATAGCATTATATTTGTACCAAAAAAACCTCCCTTATTTATATACGGGTCTGATTAACTGGTACCCTAAgataatttgttaataaactgtttcaggaaaattttgatgcttatataaaaatataaaaaattgtcaaaaaaatcttcttcttttttttataaaaaatttttaaaaatatttttttaactaatactTTCAAAACTTCCCTTAAcatttctctttatatatatatatatatatataaacacaaacaaacatgattgaaaatattgtaagaaaGAAAACTTTGAGAAGATGGACATAGTCAAAAGTGTTTTAACCTGTTTTACTCTGGGCGTATGAAAGTGGCTGGGTCCTCCTGGTTGATCCAACCGAACTTCTCCATGAAAGGGTTGACCAAGGTCACAGGTGGGTACCCTTCAATGCAGTCCTTCCATGGATTTGCatcatccaaatccaaattcctCACCACCTCCCACAAACCACTGTTGCATTCAAAGCCAGCACCCAAGCTTATCATCCACACTTTATCACCCTTTTTGAGCCTTTTCTTGGCTTCCATGTACCCAAGAACATACCAAAGACTAGAAGCTGAAGTGTTACCAAAACGGTGCATGGTCATCCTTGAAGGCTCTATATCATATTCATTAAGACCCAAGCTCAATTTGACCCCATCTATGACAGCCCTTCCACCCGCATGGAGGCAAAAATGATCAACACCAGTCTTAAAGTTGATTACAGGTTTTGTTTTCCCACCAGCTACACTAGAGGTTTTACTCATTTTTTGGACAAGGAACATGACCATAAACCTAAGTAACTCACTCTTTGGTAAAATCTTAGGTGCTAGCTCTTTCAGATGATCAACTAAAGCTACTGTACCAACTTTAGGGAGATTCTTGCCTAGGTGAAAACCTAACCTCCCTTGCTCATCTTCTTTTTGAATGCAACAATTATATGACTCGTCTCTAGCCCCATGGTGTGTCCTAAGTAGACAATTTAATTTGAACATGGCTTTGTGTTTTAAGGCCCTTTTGTTAGTCAAAAGGATAGCACACCCACCGATCCGGAACAAACAATTGGCAAGCAACATTGATCTATCAGTACCTGCATACCAATTTGGAGCCATAGACTCGGTAGTGACAACAAGAGCATTCAAGTTCTTGTTGGATTTAAAGATGTTTCTGACTACATCAACTGAGATAAGGCTAGCACTGCAGCCCATCCCAGTGAGATTATAGACTTTGATGTCATCTCTCATTTTGTAATGGTTGATAAGCCTAGCGGCTAAAGAAGGAACCGTGGTGAGCATGGACACGTTAACCAGAAGCACATCAATTTCTGAGGGTTGAATGCCTGTCTTAGCGAAGAGCTTTGCAACACTGTCATGGAAAAACTCTTCCATCTCTAAGACGCCATCAAGAACAGTGGGATTCTGTTCCCTGCCCTCAAACACGATTTTTGGTGCATAGGTTTTCTCACCAATGCCGGAGCTCACAGTGGCTTGTAGGAGGAACTTCAACTCTGGGAGACCAAGTTCCTTGGTCCTCTTGATGATCTCATAACAGAATTCAGTGTCTATTATTCTGTCAATGGTGGGCTTATAGCACTGGTAGTCAAGAATGTAACATTCTTGGTCTCCTCTTGCATAAGCCCGCTTCCCTATCATGAACAAGAAATAGAAGATAGGGAGAGCATAGAGTAAAATGAGAAGctccatgagagagagaaatgggaCTATGGGAGGTTTTGTAACTTTGTTACTTCTAAGTAAGGCTTTGTTAGATGATTATCCAGATGGGGATTAATACTTATAAGAACAATATGTGAGACTGTATGTGAAGTGGACATGTGAAAATGCTGAAGACCCATTTTTATCGCTCAACTCCCAACGAACTGATTTGCCTCAACTTTGGTATCAATATGGAATAGGAATAAAACTAGGGCATAATTCGGTTTCGGTTTAAGAAAAaactttgtttaattttatttatttaacaaacGAGTTATATTTTTGCCTATGTTTAGACTTGACAATAAAACAAATTAGATTCAAATAcaggaaattattgtgtattttCAGAATAACATAAATGCATGTTTTcttctctcacataaatggtgagtcatactaattaaattcataatgaGATCCACCATTTGTGTAAGAGGGAAAAGTACATATTTATAGTACTCtaagagtacctaataatttttcaatacaATAATATGTTTGTTAACAAACTTATGaataaaaaacctaatttaagtactccctccgtcccattttgtttgtcctgtttgaaaaatcaaattttttaagggaacatcatttattgttttgtttacattttaaaaatatataagttttcaaaactacccttaaataaatttatcaaaaaattgaattaataaattaatagggatataattggaacattagtaaattaataacttttatttttagaaataaaacaatattttgggacatcccaaaatagaatagaggacaaacaaaatgggacggagagaatatatatatatatatatatgtatgtatgtatgtatgtgtacgTGTATAAAGATACACTTCAACAACCATTGTCCCTACAATCCATTGGAAGATTAAATACCACTAGTGGAAAAACGTAGTCCTAGATATTTAATTTTGCCGTTGAGCATTAATTTTGTCGTTGAGCAGGAAGACCAAAACTATAGTTGATTGGaaaagtgtttttctttttttcttttttcttttttatagcataaaaattctactctaatttaatttaatataatatgtgtgtgaaactttttttttgagacttGAACCTAAGTTCTTATCACTCCATATCCCACAAATACTTGTACTTATAAAGTGACCATCGTACCAAAAATGcgtgatgaatttttttttttggttggtactTGGAAGTGTCAATATCATTTATTTGAACCCTCTTCTAGATAGTGATAAACATCAATAGTCCATTACATCATGCATCTGTCATAATTAATGGCTCATAAATCTCAAGCCCCACCACCTCTCCCAAACGAAACGATTTGAAATTGAGAGCCAACCACTTTCCCCTCTTTTGTTACATTACAGTAGTATACTTGAATAATTCTAACTCGTAAGCCCTATCTTCTTGAGTATGAACCAATAGCAAAAGAGTAGTATTTATTATATACTCACTAATACACACATTTTTGCacactcataaaaaaatatgaatgaaagtCGTGATTTCttaaatgaaaaatgctaacaGGTGCTCTTAAGGCATTAattaagaatccagttaaagaaagtttttatgagaaaagaaaaaaaaaacaattaatgttttgatagcttttttcatttcctataaaagtaatgtcaaaattttcctaaaattaatTGTTAACGAGTGTCCTAAGGACACTAGTTAGCATGACCCTTCTTAAATTGAAAGTCatgatttcaattatttttttatgtctgTGCAAGAGTGCGTGTATTATTATAGGTGtatcataattttcttttacaaaaatgaTCTGAATGGTTAAATGTACCCCTTGGTTTTGTTATATAGAAATTTGTGTTGGACAGGTAGATAAACAAGAAGAGAGTTGAGATAATAAATGAGAGTGTATGTGATTCAAATATAACATCTACATCCCTAGGATGGAAATTGTCCATTGACAATATTTTCTCTCAATGTTGTTAAAGGACTATTGCAAATTTGTCCACATAATACAACTAAGCATATTGGGTcctaaaaataacaattttggaGAAACCCACAAAATTTCTAgtgtttcttaaattttttattttcatataagaGAAACCAatgtttcttttaataattagaGTTTTAACAGTATAAATAAACCATGAAAAGTCACAAATGAAGTGTTATAGCTGTTAGAAAATAGTTGAAAACTATTTCCCAACGTCTACAAACTTTTTAATATTAAGTGGCAAAACTCTCAGCATTAAATTCTGCAGAGAAATCACAATCCTGCCTAATTTCTCTTGCCACTAAGTTGTGCAAGTGCCTAATGAAACACTAAAAATCGTCAAATGA is part of the Quercus robur chromosome 9, dhQueRobu3.1, whole genome shotgun sequence genome and harbors:
- the LOC126699528 gene encoding 3-ketoacyl-CoA synthase 12-like codes for the protein MELLILLYALPIFYFLFMIGKRAYARGDQECYILDYQCYKPTIDRIIDTEFCYEIIKRTKELGLPELKFLLQATVSSGIGEKTYAPKIVFEGREQNPTVLDGVLEMEEFFHDSVAKLFAKTGIQPSEIDVLLVNVSMLTTVPSLAARLINHYKMRDDIKVYNLTGMGCSASLISVDVVRNIFKSNKNLNALVVTTESMAPNWYAGTDRSMLLANCLFRIGGCAILLTNKRALKHKAMFKLNCLLRTHHGARDESYNCCIQKEDEQGRLGFHLGKNLPKVGTVALVDHLKELAPKILPKSELLRFMVMFLVQKMSKTSSVAGGKTKPVINFKTGVDHFCLHAGGRAVIDGVKLSLGLNEYDIEPSRMTMHRFGNTSASSLWYVLGYMEAKKRLKKGDKVWMISLGAGFECNSGLWEVVRNLDLDDANPWKDCIEGYPPVTLVNPFMEKFGWINQEDPATFIRPE